In Armatimonadota bacterium, a genomic segment contains:
- the nuoK gene encoding NADH-quinone oxidoreductase subunit NuoK — MTVGLTHYLVVSTLLFCLGLYGVLTRRNAVAILMGIELMLNAANINLVAFNRYVAPAAVNGHIFALVVITLAACEAAVGLALVMAAYRSLETVHVDEINLMKW, encoded by the coding sequence ATGACCGTCGGTCTCACCCACTACCTGGTCGTGAGCACGCTGCTCTTCTGCCTGGGCCTCTACGGCGTTCTGACGCGGCGCAACGCCGTGGCCATCCTCATGGGCATCGAGCTGATGCTGAACGCCGCCAACATCAACCTGGTGGCCTTCAACCGCTACGTGGCCCCGGCCGCCGTGAACGGGCACATCTTCGCCCTGGTGGTGATCACCCTGGCGGCCTGCGAGGCGGCGGTGGGGCTGGCCCTGGTCATGGCCGCCTACCGCAGCCTGGAGACGGTGCACGTCGATGAGATCAACCTCATGAAGTGGTGA
- a CDS encoding NADH-quinone oxidoreductase subunit J, with protein MGELAAFIVLSLVILIPAVIVVTSRNIVRSALSLVPTFLGVTGFYILLQAEFVAGIQVLIYAGAITVLILFVIMLTEGGSGTGVRQINEQVPLGATAALWLAFLILVVLFRTPWPVTGGQPPAYNAAAIGGAFLSGYVLVFEVTSLVLLLSLIGAIVIARREE; from the coding sequence ATGGGCGAACTGGCCGCCTTCATCGTCCTCTCGCTGGTGATCCTGATCCCCGCGGTGATCGTGGTCACCAGCCGGAACATCGTCCGCAGCGCGCTGTCCCTGGTGCCCACCTTCCTCGGGGTGACCGGCTTCTACATTCTGCTCCAGGCCGAGTTCGTGGCCGGGATCCAGGTGTTGATCTACGCCGGCGCGATCACGGTCCTCATCCTCTTTGTGATCATGCTCACCGAAGGCGGCTCCGGCACCGGGGTGCGGCAGATCAACGAGCAGGTGCCCCTCGGCGCCACGGCCGCCCTCTGGCTGGCCTTCCTCATCCTGGTGGTGCTCTTCCGGACCCCCTGGCCGGTCACCGGCGGGCAGCCGCCGGCCTACAACGCCGCGGCCATCGGCGGCGCCTTCCTGTCCGGTTACGTCCTGGTCTTCGAGGTCACCAGCCTGGTGCTGCTGCTGTCGCTGATCGGGGCGATCGTGATCGCGAGGCGAGAGGAATGA
- a CDS encoding complex I subunit 1 family protein produces MAVFLEIVKAALLAIVIFTFLAVVGAMYGVYLERKISGWIQVRYGPLHVGRWGLLQTVADTIKLLQKEHITPRRADVMIFNTAPLIVAVAGLLDWVVIPFGTGFGRVLVVRDINIGVVYFAAMASLTVIGILIAGWSSNNKYALLGGLRSASQMISYEIPLALGLLWAAMLAGTLSTVGIVEAQRGGWFLFKVPPLGFVAALLFLAAATAEVNRVPFDLPEAESELVAGYFAEYTGMRFALFQLGEYAEMYAMSAMAAILFLGGWLEPNLPQWVWALLGVGALALAAFIRFSALRRALLVRPILALAVLAAVVSGLMVLGIELGRSPVLPSIVWFFVKLFALVFFLMWMRWTYPRLRLDQLLNLSWKVLLPVGLLNILLTGLLLTVAR; encoded by the coding sequence GTGGCCGTATTCCTTGAGATCGTCAAGGCCGCGCTCCTGGCGATTGTCATCTTCACCTTTCTGGCCGTCGTCGGCGCCATGTATGGCGTCTACCTGGAGCGCAAGATCAGCGGCTGGATCCAGGTCCGCTACGGCCCCCTGCACGTCGGCCGGTGGGGGTTGCTGCAGACCGTGGCGGACACGATCAAGCTCCTGCAGAAGGAGCACATCACCCCGCGCCGGGCGGATGTGATGATTTTCAACACCGCCCCGCTCATCGTGGCCGTGGCCGGGCTGCTGGACTGGGTGGTCATCCCCTTCGGGACGGGGTTCGGCCGCGTGCTGGTGGTGCGCGACATCAACATCGGCGTCGTCTACTTCGCGGCCATGGCTTCGCTTACCGTGATCGGCATCCTCATCGCGGGCTGGAGCAGCAACAACAAGTACGCGTTGCTGGGCGGGCTGCGTTCGGCCTCCCAGATGATCAGCTACGAGATCCCCCTGGCCCTGGGGCTGCTCTGGGCGGCGATGCTCGCCGGGACGCTCTCCACCGTGGGCATCGTGGAGGCCCAGCGGGGCGGCTGGTTCCTCTTCAAGGTGCCGCCCCTGGGGTTTGTCGCCGCGCTGCTCTTCCTGGCCGCGGCCACGGCCGAGGTGAACCGCGTGCCCTTCGACCTGCCGGAGGCGGAGTCGGAGCTGGTCGCCGGCTACTTCGCCGAGTACACCGGGATGCGCTTTGCCCTCTTCCAGCTGGGCGAGTACGCCGAGATGTACGCCATGTCGGCGATGGCCGCGATCCTCTTCCTGGGCGGCTGGCTGGAACCCAACCTGCCGCAGTGGGTGTGGGCCCTGCTCGGCGTCGGCGCCCTGGCCCTGGCCGCCTTCATCCGCTTCTCCGCGCTGCGCCGGGCGCTGCTGGTACGCCCGATCCTGGCCCTGGCCGTGCTTGCCGCCGTTGTCAGCGGGCTGATGGTGCTCGGGATCGAGCTGGGCCGGTCGCCGGTGCTCCCCTCGATCGTCTGGTTCTTCGTGAAACTGTTTGCCCTGGTCTTCTTCCTGATGTGGATGCGCTGGACCTATCCCCGCCTGAGGCTGGACCAGCTGTTGAATCTGTCCTGGAAGGTGTTGCTGCCGGTGGGCCTGCTGAACATCCTGCTCACGGGGCTGCTGCTGACGGTGGCCCGCTGA
- a CDS encoding NADH-quinone oxidoreductase subunit A, whose product MGVILAVVPLIVVWLLAPRLSLPQKQLTYESGVVPFGQAWAQFNVRYYLFALVFVVFDVEVIYLYPWAIVFRQLGAFAFYEMVLFLGILLVGLAYAWRKGALEWV is encoded by the coding sequence ATGGGCGTCATCCTGGCCGTGGTCCCGCTCATCGTGGTCTGGCTGCTGGCCCCGCGCCTGAGCCTTCCGCAGAAGCAGCTCACCTATGAATCGGGGGTCGTCCCCTTTGGGCAGGCCTGGGCGCAGTTCAACGTCCGGTACTACCTGTTCGCCCTGGTCTTCGTCGTCTTCGACGTCGAGGTGATCTACCTGTACCCGTGGGCCATCGTCTTCCGGCAGCTGGGCGCCTTCGCCTTCTACGAGATGGTCCTCTTCCTCGGCATCCTCCTCGTGGGGCTGGCCTACGCCTGGCGCAAGGGCGCGCTGGAGTGGGTGTGA
- a CDS encoding Uma2 family endonuclease, whose translation MSVRAKLWTREEYDRLIAVGALRPEARVQLIQGEIVEMTPQSAAHATALRRVQKVLDAVFSAGYDVRAQLPLALGELSEPEPDIAVVPGSLEDYRAHHPTTAALVVEVADTTLQFDRTRKQEIYAAARIPEYWIVDLVDAVLEVYRDPQGASYRTAMRLTPGQQITPLAAPQASVDIDALFP comes from the coding sequence ATGAGCGTGCGCGCCAAGCTGTGGACCAGAGAGGAGTATGACCGGCTGATTGCCGTGGGGGCCCTGCGCCCGGAGGCCCGCGTCCAGCTCATCCAGGGAGAGATTGTCGAGATGACGCCCCAGAGCGCCGCCCACGCCACAGCCCTACGCCGCGTGCAGAAGGTCCTGGACGCAGTGTTCAGCGCGGGCTACGACGTCCGCGCTCAGCTCCCGCTGGCCCTGGGGGAGCTCTCCGAGCCGGAACCCGACATCGCCGTCGTGCCGGGATCGCTGGAGGACTACCGCGCCCACCATCCGACGACGGCCGCCCTGGTGGTAGAGGTCGCCGACACCACGCTGCAATTCGACCGCACACGCAAGCAGGAGATCTACGCCGCCGCCCGGATTCCCGAGTACTGGATCGTCGATTTGGTGGACGCCGTCCTCGAAGTCTACCGCGATCCCCAGGGCGCCTCCTACCGGACCGCGATGCGCCTGACCCCCGGCCAGCAGATCACTCCCCTGGCGGCGCCCCAGGCGTCGGTGGACATCGACGCCCTGTTCCCCTGA